In one window of Methanosarcina vacuolata Z-761 DNA:
- the mcrG gene encoding coenzyme-B sulfoethylthiotransferase subunit gamma, which produces MAYERQFYPGATSVAANRRKHMSGKLEKLREISDEDLTAVLGHRAPGSDYPSTHPPLAEMGEPACSTRENVAATPGAAAGDRVRYIQFADSMYNAPATPYFRSYFAAINFRGVDPGTLSGRQIVEARERDMEQCAKVQMETEITDHALAGVRGATVHGHSVRLQEDGVMFDMLDRRRLENGTIIMDKDQVAIPLDRKVDLGKPMSSEEAAKRTTIYRVDNVAFRDDAEVVEWVHRIFDQRTKFGFQPK; this is translated from the coding sequence ATGGCTTACGAAAGACAATTTTATCCAGGCGCAACATCAGTTGCCGCTAACAGAAGAAAACACATGTCTGGAAAACTTGAGAAACTCAGGGAAATTTCAGACGAAGACTTAACTGCAGTTCTCGGGCACCGCGCCCCAGGAAGCGACTATCCAAGCACCCACCCACCACTTGCAGAGATGGGAGAGCCTGCATGCTCGACCCGTGAAAATGTTGCAGCTACACCCGGTGCAGCAGCAGGAGACAGAGTAAGGTACATTCAGTTTGCTGACTCAATGTACAACGCGCCTGCAACCCCATATTTCAGATCCTATTTTGCAGCAATCAACTTCAGAGGTGTAGACCCAGGTACCCTTTCCGGTCGTCAGATCGTTGAAGCCCGTGAAAGAGATATGGAACAGTGCGCAAAGGTTCAGATGGAAACCGAAATCACTGACCATGCACTCGCAGGTGTGCGTGGTGCAACTGTGCACGGTCACTCTGTCCGTCTTCAGGAAGACGGTGTAATGTTCGACATGCTCGACAGGAGAAGACTTGAAAACGGCACCATCATCATGGACAAGGACCAGGTTGCAATTCCACTCGACAGGAAAGTAGACCTCGGCAAGCCCATGTCCAGCGAAGAAGCCGCAAAGAGAACCACCATTTACCGTGTGGACAATGTAGCCTTCAGGGACGATGCAGAAGTCGTTGAATGGGTACACAGGATATTCGATCAGAGGACAAAATTCGGTTTCCAGCCGAAATGA
- the mcrC gene encoding methyl-coenzyme M reductase I operon protein C — translation MMIDRETQVVDCRCGAGLGRGGGLAQRGTLSEAGRAEVVAIAMSPGQRHITKPVCEITYGMRKENIQVSVLVLYSGSGIPESGMRTGSFVLSPVEVAQIEMHKLAVIHLGNIKDHVVRKTREILSQANIPAIVVSQIPVDFEDFAEAGIKTRLVMPRDENILTKGIVMDMVSGVTRGDSCPRDKLNLIIKYVKTTLDQLEDHKGVA, via the coding sequence ATGATGATCGATCGGGAAACACAGGTAGTTGACTGCCGATGCGGTGCGGGACTTGGCAGAGGAGGAGGACTTGCCCAAAGAGGCACTCTCTCAGAAGCCGGCCGTGCTGAGGTTGTAGCTATTGCCATGAGTCCCGGCCAGAGGCATATCACAAAACCGGTATGTGAGATCACATATGGAATGAGGAAAGAAAACATTCAGGTCAGTGTGCTGGTACTCTACTCAGGCTCCGGAATCCCTGAATCAGGTATGAGAACCGGATCTTTTGTACTGAGTCCAGTAGAAGTAGCACAGATTGAAATGCACAAGCTGGCCGTGATTCACCTCGGAAATATCAAGGATCATGTGGTTAGAAAGACCAGGGAAATCCTGAGTCAGGCTAATATTCCGGCGATTGTAGTCAGCCAGATCCCGGTAGATTTTGAGGATTTTGCAGAGGCAGGGATAAAGACGAGATTAGTAATGCCAAGGGATGAAAATATTCTTACAAAAGGAATTGTGATGGATATGGTGAGTGGAGTTACACGCGGTGATTCCTGTCCCAGGGACAAGCTAAATCTTATCATTAAATACGTCAAGACTACATTAGACCAGTTAGAAGATCATAAAGGAGTTGCATGA
- the mcrD gene encoding methyl-coenzyme M reductase operon protein D — MSDSASNTEDSIQIEIFPSRILSPETAQNLIAEIYKVDGVIRVMVQGNRLPDKVSAGPGTGEKVEHPLRKPIQIGDQVIELKICVGRIRVELSSAEAKEQIREVCEKLLPFPFEFREGHFLRKKPTVTDYAKLGPEADPRLLGMVDPRTKIDQLIFIEKQKEQEEIKDKDE, encoded by the coding sequence ATGTCAGACTCTGCTTCAAATACGGAAGATTCTATTCAAATCGAAATTTTTCCCAGTAGAATCCTGTCCCCTGAAACAGCTCAGAATCTCATTGCTGAAATCTACAAGGTGGACGGAGTAATTCGCGTCATGGTGCAGGGAAACAGACTACCCGATAAGGTGTCTGCCGGTCCCGGTACTGGGGAAAAAGTAGAACATCCACTGAGAAAGCCTATTCAGATTGGAGATCAGGTTATTGAATTGAAGATCTGTGTAGGCAGGATCAGGGTTGAACTTTCAAGCGCCGAAGCTAAAGAACAGATAAGGGAAGTGTGCGAAAAATTGCTTCCGTTCCCCTTTGAATTCAGGGAAGGACATTTCCTCAGGAAAAAGCCTACTGTAACTGACTATGCCAAACTTGGTCCTGAAGCAGACCCTAGGTTGCTTGGTATGGTAGATCCTAGAACTAAGATAGATCAGCTCATCTTTATCGAGAAACAAAAGGAGCAAGAAGAAATAAAGGACAAAGATGAGTGA
- the mcrB gene encoding coenzyme-B sulfoethylthiotransferase subunit beta produces the protein MSDTVDIYDDRGKLLESNVDIMSLAPTRNAAIQSIIMDTKRSVAVNLAGIQGALASGKMGGKGRQILGRGLNYDIVGNADAIAENVKKLVQVDEGDDTNVIKVKGGKSLLIQSPKSRIIAGADFMSATTVGAAAVTQTIMDMFGTDPYDAPIVKSAVWGSYPQTMDLMGGQVQGILSIPQNNEGLGFSLRNIMANHVAAISNRNAMNASALSSIYEQSGIFEMGGAVGMFERHQLLGLAYQGLNANNLLYEIVKENGKDGTIGTVIESVVRRAIEAGIISVDKTAPSGYNFYKANDVPKWNACAAVGTLAATLVNCGAGRAAQNVSSTLLYFNDILEKETGLPGCDYGKVEGTAVGFSFFSHSIYGGGGPGVFNGNHVVTRHSRGFAIPCVCAAVALDAGTQMFTIESTSGLIGDVFGAIPEFREPIKAVAGVL, from the coding sequence GTGTCTGACACAGTAGACATCTACGACGACAGAGGAAAACTGCTCGAGAGCAATGTCGACATTATGTCCCTTGCTCCAACAAGAAACGCAGCAATTCAATCGATCATCATGGACACTAAGAGGTCAGTTGCAGTCAACCTCGCAGGTATTCAGGGTGCACTTGCCAGCGGCAAGATGGGCGGAAAGGGCCGTCAGATCTTAGGCCGCGGACTTAACTATGACATTGTAGGCAATGCTGATGCAATTGCAGAAAATGTTAAAAAACTCGTCCAGGTCGATGAAGGCGACGATACCAATGTCATTAAAGTCAAAGGCGGAAAGAGCCTCCTGATCCAGTCCCCAAAATCCAGGATTATTGCAGGTGCCGACTTCATGTCCGCAACAACAGTTGGTGCAGCAGCAGTCACTCAGACTATTATGGACATGTTTGGAACTGATCCTTATGATGCTCCTATCGTAAAATCAGCTGTCTGGGGAAGCTACCCACAGACAATGGATCTCATGGGCGGTCAGGTTCAGGGTATTCTCAGCATCCCCCAGAACAATGAAGGTCTTGGCTTCTCCCTCAGGAACATTATGGCCAACCACGTTGCAGCAATCTCCAACAGGAATGCAATGAACGCATCCGCTCTCTCTTCCATCTACGAGCAGTCTGGCATCTTCGAGATGGGTGGAGCAGTCGGTATGTTCGAGAGGCATCAGCTCCTCGGTCTTGCATACCAGGGTCTCAACGCCAACAACCTCTTATATGAAATTGTAAAGGAAAACGGTAAGGACGGAACCATTGGAACCGTTATCGAATCTGTTGTCCGCAGGGCAATTGAAGCTGGTATTATCTCAGTTGACAAGACCGCTCCTTCTGGATACAACTTCTATAAAGCAAACGACGTTCCAAAGTGGAATGCCTGTGCAGCAGTTGGTACCCTTGCAGCCACCCTCGTGAACTGTGGTGCAGGCCGTGCAGCTCAGAACGTTTCCTCAACACTTCTCTACTTCAACGATATCCTTGAGAAGGAAACTGGTCTTCCAGGATGCGACTACGGTAAAGTAGAAGGTACCGCGGTAGGGTTCTCATTCTTCAGTCACTCCATCTATGGTGGCGGTGGGCCTGGTGTCTTCAACGGTAACCACGTCGTTACCAGACACTCCAGAGGGTTCGCAATCCCCTGTGTATGCGCAGCAGTAGCTCTTGATGCAGGTACCCAGATGTTCACAATCGAATCAACATCCGGCCTGATAGGTGACGTGTTTGGTGCAATACCAGAATTCCGCGAGCCAATTAAGGCAGTTGCAGGAGTGCTCTAA
- the mmp10 gene encoding methyl coenzyme M reductase-arginine methyltransferase Mmp10 (Mmp10 (methanogenesis marker protein 10) is a cobalamin-requiring radical SAM methyltransferase that creates the methylarginine modification to methyl coenzyme M reductase.), which produces MEVVVDVGGNPGVDCRGFCKYCYFKKVKDIQPLGCKYCLPFKKGCDYCTRSVKESYSGFKPLQVVLEETSRKLYFASGEIKKFTISGGGDLSCYPELKNLVAFLSQFKTQIHLGYTSGKGFSKPDDALFYIDHGVTEVSFTVFATDPVLRAEYMKDPEPEASIQVLRDFCAHCDVYGAIVLIPGVNDGEVLDKTLSGLETMGAKGAILMRFANFSENGLILNNAPIIPGIIPHNIEEFTELVRNSAAKHPSMRITGTPLEDPLIGSPFAIRNVPEALEKLPRTTKRATIITGQIAAPRLREIFEALGGSVNVVSPKKDIGCLITIEDLKNMDLSEVSETVFIPGRAFVHDMEVKEIFKRDGVDRLVRRGPELLSVDGEMSIGMKKEEVLELEIKNFTELIGQINSLGLPMK; this is translated from the coding sequence ATGGAAGTCGTTGTCGATGTAGGCGGAAATCCAGGGGTAGACTGTAGAGGCTTTTGCAAATACTGTTATTTCAAAAAGGTTAAAGACATTCAGCCTCTGGGCTGCAAGTATTGTCTCCCTTTCAAGAAAGGATGTGACTACTGCACACGCAGTGTAAAGGAATCATATTCGGGTTTCAAGCCTCTTCAGGTAGTACTGGAGGAAACTTCAAGAAAACTCTATTTCGCAAGTGGAGAGATTAAAAAATTCACTATTAGCGGAGGAGGAGATTTAAGCTGTTATCCTGAACTGAAGAATCTTGTCGCTTTCTTATCTCAGTTCAAGACCCAAATACATCTGGGGTATACAAGCGGAAAAGGTTTCAGCAAGCCTGATGACGCTCTTTTCTACATAGACCATGGTGTCACAGAGGTAAGTTTTACAGTCTTTGCGACTGATCCGGTTCTAAGAGCAGAATACATGAAAGACCCGGAACCCGAAGCTTCTATACAGGTTCTCCGGGACTTCTGTGCCCATTGTGATGTATATGGGGCAATTGTGCTCATTCCGGGAGTAAATGATGGAGAGGTCCTTGATAAGACTCTCAGTGGCCTTGAAACGATGGGTGCAAAAGGAGCTATTCTGATGAGATTTGCAAACTTTTCGGAAAACGGGCTTATCCTGAATAATGCTCCTATCATTCCGGGCATAATCCCACATAACATTGAGGAATTCACGGAGCTGGTACGTAATTCCGCAGCAAAGCACCCTTCTATGAGGATAACAGGAACTCCGCTTGAAGATCCCTTAATTGGCTCTCCTTTTGCGATCAGGAATGTACCCGAAGCCCTTGAAAAACTTCCGAGGACAACAAAAAGAGCCACCATTATTACAGGCCAGATAGCAGCTCCAAGACTAAGGGAAATCTTTGAAGCTCTTGGAGGTTCCGTGAATGTTGTATCTCCAAAAAAAGATATTGGATGCCTCATTACTATTGAAGATCTCAAAAATATGGACCTATCTGAAGTAAGTGAGACTGTTTTCATCCCTGGGAGGGCTTTTGTTCATGATATGGAAGTTAAGGAGATCTTTAAAAGAGATGGAGTGGACAGGCTTGTTCGCAGAGGTCCGGAACTTCTTTCCGTAGACGGCGAAATGTCAATAGGGATGAAAAAAGAAGAAGTTCTGGAACTGGAAATTAAAAACTTTACCGAGCTTATAGGGCAGATTAATTCCCTTGGGCTACCTATGAAGTAA